The following are encoded together in the Bactrocera neohumeralis isolate Rockhampton chromosome 6, APGP_CSIRO_Bneo_wtdbg2-racon-allhic-juicebox.fasta_v2, whole genome shotgun sequence genome:
- the LOC126763490 gene encoding uncharacterized protein LOC126763490 — protein MEVGGVAHSLDGKIRTEDVKLKELAPFSKMLLSDAVRKGLQKTGFVYPTGIQATSIPMGKSGLDLLVQSKSGTGKTLIFCTIILEAYRMDLTEPQSLIVAPTREIAVQIELVLNQIGSCCNGFRAVSVIGGLDVADDRKRLHGAKAVVGTPGRLLHLIQNNVLNTSKIRLLVLDEADKMYTQSFRQDLRRIQNALPAKRQTIACSATFCDGLDEELAKIMRNPLLISTEERATLLVGIKQFVYEVAEQKTSILEMQTKLAALRVIFGRIPFKQCLIFAGSQSRANSYCNYLEKEGWPCELISGAQDQKTRLEMFHKFREFKTRIIITTDLMARGVDSEHVNLVINLELPTDMVTYLHRIGRAGRFGSHGIAINFVANEKDRCTLTRLITRIGNGMSVLKFPQKELAAEEQEHDFWDFLNFEKDKQRFGLFGCEALAPLASLEHSSFSDTQENKENLNDNQLNTSSSIDTNTFQVDSKDSALNMQDNLLERPENNNQHYSPSHNLTIDSRQNSSQQLPSSNTIDDASSIAADSLRSSQQDISRYQSVLMQKAAIPTLFEFLVDPNSSESKADVEGGETKKKPQIDLFEDYKKAVLTNSDNSLKETEAACVAEAAPISKKIAAYKSMLIDQPEQKQVVESKPDIYSDYANFNTDENSSSLSQETLSNDIDKATFILSVATPPKMHDSIEEYVNTTSTSELKNGVSTSESREMSEVKHFTSPAHNQPNNNIPDVIPANQRLLGLAYNQQQLQNLTVNVGARIEIPPQQPRQADSPAPNDSVLHSHDEDHSPTISNGGSLHSHSNSEHGGSSGFNERNTTSASSGIATSDTEAERYVENGYYSSSLESGTGSINEDDEEVMQPNPEQEAEAESSTDDDYDDDEEDYYEDEDEEECADFEDEEDEDIEENDEEDWFEDKRDDDDGLEVEEEDAHDYDNANGVHNEFESDNESGCGAPYYANYESGAERKNEFESNAAEPEDEKVALAAEVKTEIATTSKANLKHEFNKTNLKHEFDKTDLKVESDKTKLQHEFKETNLKHKSNKTNLKHDNEPMETAKATKAHKRDKKRPPRKPAASTQYGAYASYYNCNDSNYVTAHALWMEMYRKQVEQIQNYVRLTREVVRSEDEK, from the exons atggAAGTTGGTGGGGTAGCCCACAGTTTGGATGGCAAAATACGGACAGAGGATGTTAAACTCAAAGAATTGGCACCGTTTAGTAAAATGCTGTTATCGGATGCGGTGCGTAAAGGTTTGCAAAAAACGGGATTTGTATACCCAACAGGCATTCAGGCAACCTCCATACCGATGGGCAAATCGGGATTGG ATTTACTTGTGCAATCAAAGTCGGGCACGGGAAAAACACTTATATTTTGCACAATAATATTGGAGGCATACCGCATGGATCTCACAGAACCGCAATCATTGATTGTAGCACCAACACGTGAGATTGCCGTGCAAATCGAGTTAGTATTGAATCAAATTGGTAGTTGCTGTAACGGTTTTCGTGCTGTCAGTGTTATTGGTGGATTAGATGTAGCAGACGACAGAAAGCGTTTGCATGGCGCCAAAGCAGTTGTTGGTACGCCCGGTCGATTGCTACATTTAATACAGAACAACGTGCTAAATACATCGAAAATCCGTTTGCTCGTATTGGATGAAGCTGACAAAATGTATACACAATCATTCCGACAAGATTTGCGACGCATACAAAATGCTTTACCAGCAAAGCGTCAGACAATTGCTTGTAGTGCCACATTCTGTGATGGCTTAGATGAAGAGCTGGCAAAGATAATGCGCAATCCCTTGCTGATTTCTACAGAGGAGCGTGCCACCTTATTGGTAGGCATAAAACAGTTTGTCTATGAAGTGGCCGAACAAAAAACCAGCATACTTGAAATGCAAACCAAATTGGCGGCGCTGCGTGTCATATTCGGGCGTATACCGTTCAAACAGTGTTTAATATTTGCTGGCTCACAGTCACGTGCCAACTCGTATTGCAATTATTTGGAGAAGGAGGGTTGGCCCTGTGAACTTATATCCGGTGCGCAGGATCAGAAAACACGTCTCGAAATGTttcacaaatttcgtgaattcAAAACGCGCATTATCATAACAACAGATCTAATGGCGCGTGGCGTTGACTCGGAACATGTAAACTTGGTTATAAATCTGGAATTGCCAACGGACATGGTCACCTATTTGCATCGCATTGGACGCGCCGGACGCTTTGGTTCACATGGCATTGCCATCAATTTTGTTGCCAATGAAAAGGATCGTTGTACGCTAACACGTCTCATTACACGCATTGGCAATGGCATGAGCGTCTTAAAGTTTCCCCAAAAAGAGCTGGCAGCAGAAGAGCAAGAACATGATTTTTGGGATTTCTTGAATTTCGAAAAGGATAAACAGCGCTTTGGTCTATTTGGTTGTGAAGCCTTGGCGCCTTTAGCATCGCTTGAGCATAGTTCATTTTCCGATACGCAAGAGAACAAAGAGAATCTGAATGATAATCAGCTGAATACGAGTTCCTCGATTGACACAAACACATTTCAGGTAGACTCGAAAGACAGCGCCCTAAATATGCAGGATAACCTGCTAGAACGTCCCGAAAATAATAACCAACACTACTCACCTTCACATAACCTAACAATTGACTCACGCCAAAACTCTTCACAGCAACTACCATCTTCAAATACTATAGACGACGCCAGTAGCATTGCTGCAGATAGTTTGCGTAGCAGTCAGCAAGATATTTCGCGTTACCAATCGGTTCTGATGCAAAAAGCCGCCATACCAACGCTCTTCGAATTCCTAGTCGATCCTAACAGCAGCGAGAGCAAAGCGGACGTTGAGGGAGGCGAAACCAAAAAGAAGCCACAAATTGATTTGTTTGAAGACTACAAAAAAGCTGTGCTAACCAACTCGGACAATTCACTGAAAGAG ACTGAAGCTGCCTGCGTCGCAGAAGCTGCACCCATATCTAAGAAAATCGCTGCTTATAAATCAATGCTAATCGATCAACCCGAGCAGAAGCAAGTAGTTGAATCCAAGCCTGATATATACTCCGATTATGCCAATTTCAACACCGATGAGAACTCCAGCAGCCTAAGTCAAGAGACACTCTCCAATGATATCGACAAGGCAACATTTATATTATCGGTGGCAACACCGCCAAAAATGCACGACTCCATTGAAGAGTACGTTAACACGACGAGCACGAGTGAGCTGAAAAATGGCGTCTCCACAAGCGAGAGCCGTGAAATGTCGGAAGTAAAGCATTTCACTTCACCAGCGCATAATCAACCAAACAACAACATACCCGATGTCATACCGGCCAATCAACGACTTCTGGGCTTGGCATACAATCAGCAACAGCTACAAAACCTAACTGTTAATGTTGGTGCAAGG ATTGAAATACCGCCACAGCAGCCTCGGCAAGCCGATTCGCCAGCACCGAACGATTCCGTTTTGCACTCCCACGATGAAGATCACTCACCGACTATTAGCAATGGCGGCTCCTTACATTCGCATTCGAACTCGGAGCATGGCGGCAGCAGTGGCTTCAACGAGCGCAATACGACCAGCGCTTCGTCGGGCATCGCCACTTCCGACACAGAGGCTGAACGTTATGTAGAAAACGGTTATTACTCGTCGTCATTGGAAAGCGGTACAGGCTCTATAAATGAAGACGACGAGGAAGTAATGCAACCAAATCCGGAACAAGAAGCGGAAGCTGAATCGTCAACGGATGACGACTATGATGATGATGAAGAAGATTActatgaagatgaagatgaggAGGAATGCGCTGATTTCGAGGACGAAGAAGATGAAGATATCGAGGAGAATGATGAAGAGGATTGGTTCGAAGATAAAAGAGATGATGATGATGGCTTGGAGGTGGAGGAGGAGGACGCTCACGACTACGACAACGCAAATGGCGTTCACAATGAATTCGAAAGCGATAACGAAAGCGGCTGTGGCGCACCATATTATGCGAACTACGAGAGTGGCGCAGAACGTAAAAACGAATTTGAATCGAATGCTGCCGAACCTGAAGATGAAAAAGTAGCGCTTGCCGCAGAAGTTAAAACAGAAATTGCAACCACTTCGAAAGCTAATCTGAAGCATGAATTCAATAAAACTAACCTAAAACATGAATTTGATAAAACAGACTTAAAAGTCGAATCCGATAAGACTAAGCTACAACATGAATTTAAGGAAACTAACTTAAAACACAAGTCCAATAAAACTAACCTAAAACATGACAATGAGCCGATGGAAACAGCGAAAGCAACAAAAGCTCATAAGCGTGACAAGAAGCGTCCTCCTCGAAAACCAGCTGCCTCGACACAATATGGCGCATATGCTTCGTATTATAACTGTAATGACAGCAATTATGTGACTGCGCATGCGCTGTGGATGGAAATGTATCGGAAGCAGGTGGAACAAATACAAAACTATGTGCGTTTGACACGTGAAGTTGTACGATCCGAAGACGAAAAGTGA
- the LOC126763493 gene encoding UBX domain-containing protein 1, which translates to MGDIQTLIDMGFAKERVEYAIKITNNKGVEPAMEWLLAHADENIPAEAAAPEAAANESGSDATQADAATSSGAEAKSLKCDDCGRLCKDQTEVEFHAAKTGHSNFSESTEEKKPLTEEEKKAQLALIEEKLKQKRREREEREKADALEREKNRIKSGKDMTEARKRMEELEMKKIVDQRKREKAEEKAARDRVRAQIEADKAARKAREQNQTEPASPVTSPTVTSPASTSAVKAAPKDYTQTRIQVRLRDGSTLTETFNVKEQLSAVRVFIQLKTGDETPFNLMTTFPRKVFTGDDFDTPLDVLGLVPSAVLIMTK; encoded by the exons ATGGGAGATATTCAAACTCTGATTGATATGGGATTCGCCAAAGAGAGAGT GGaatatgcaattaaaattacCAATAATAAGGGTGTTGAACCGGCAATGGAATGGTTGCTGGCACACGCCGATGAAAATATACCAGCCGAAGCCGCGGCACCTGAAGCAGCAGCGAATGAAAGTGGGAGCGATGCTACTCAAGCAGATGCTGCCACTTCTTCCGGCGCTGAAGCAAAGTCTTTAAAATGCGATGATTGCGGAAGATTGTGCAAAGATCAAACTGAAGTCGAATTCCATGCAGCCAAGACTGGACATAGCAACTTCTCTGAATCAACGGAGGAGAAGAAACCACTTACAGAAGAGGAAAAGAAAGCACAACTGGCACTAATTGAAGAGAAGCTGAAACAAAAACGCCGCGAAAGGGAAGAACGTGAAAAAGCCGATGCCTTAGAACGTGAGAAAAATCGTATAAAATCCGGCAAGGATATGACCGAAGCACGTAAACGCATGGAGGAGCTAGAAATGAAGAAGATAGTGGATCAACGTAAACGTGAAAAGGCCGAAGAGAAAGCAGCAAGGGATCGTGTACGTGCACAAATTGAGGCGGATAAAGCAGCACGCAAAGCCag AGAACAAAACCAAACTGAGCCAGCATCACCAGTAACTTCCCCTACCGTGACGTCGCCAGCGTCCACATCTGCTGTCAAGGCGGCACCAAAAGATTACACACAAACTCGCATACAGGTGCGTTTGCGCGATGGCTCCACACTGACTGAAACGTTCAATGTTAAAGAACAGTTATCGGCCGTGCGCGTTTTCATACAACTGAAAACCGGCGATGAGACACCTTTTAATTTGATGACGACATTTCCACGTAAAGTTTTCACAGGAGATGATTTCGATACACCACTTGATGTGCTCGGTCTGGTACCATCTGCCGTGCTTATTATGACTAAATAA
- the LOC126763492 gene encoding ribonuclease Oy: protein MGRRCTLWLTFGALLFSTQWLDVISSTIERSSEESYEDNAKAIKTIEQQDSLDFFSNEKSNEDTSVEHEDEDHDFDILIFTQQWPVTTCYHWREEDSTHACVLPEKKEFWTIHGVWPTKLGHMGPSFCNKSADFDLDQLDQILANLKTYWPTIDGQQKLGYFWKHEWLKHGTCAASLEELDNELKYFKRGLAWREQYLMSNILGRAGIHPDSNSTVIALQRAIVQSLGKNPSIHCVYDNKRDMSYLEEIRICFTKQFELTDCDGVLPGDAVPIVYPGGTVITNCHISKPIHYPSNVPPTIRRMEKKWRFPVVNAFKLVQFIMWFTL from the exons ATGGGGCGAAGGTGTACTTTGTGGCTCACTTTCGGCGCGTTGCTCTTCAGCACGCAGTGGCTGGACGTGATTAG CTCTACAATCGAACGCAGTTCGGAGGAGTCATACGAGGACAACgcgaaagcaataaaaactatCGAACAACAAGATAGCCTTGACTTTTTCAGCAATGAAAAGTCTAATGAAGATACCAGCGTTGAGCATGAGGATGAGGATCATGATTTTGACATATTGATATTTACACAACAATGGCCGGTGACTACATGCTACCACTGGCGGGAGGAGGACAGCACACATGCCTGCGTTTTACCCGAAAAGAAAGAATTCTGGACTATACATGGCGTGTGGCCAACGAAATTGGGACATATGGGACCAAGTTTTTGCAATAAAAGTGCCGACTTCGATTTGGATCAATTGGACCAGATACTGGCCAACTTGAAAACTTATTGGCCCACCATAGATGGACAACAGAAACTGGGTTATTTCTGGAAGCATGAGTGGCTAAAACATGGCACCTGCGCTGCATCATTGGAAGAGCTGGATAACGAGCTGAAATATTTCAAACGCGGCCTGGCTTGGCGTGAACAGTACTTAATGTCGAATATATTGGGTAGGGCTGGCATACATCCGGATTCGAATAGCACCGTAATCGCTTTGCAGAGAGCTATCGTTCAATCACTCGGCAAGAATCCATCCATACATTGTGTATATGATAATAAACGGGATATGAGTTATCTGGAGGAGATACGCATATGTTTTACCAAACAATTTGAACTCACCGATTGTGATGGTGTACTACCAGGTGATGCGGTTCCTATCGTTTATCCGGGCGGTACTGTTATCACGAATTGCCATATTTCGAAACCTATACATTATCCTAGCAATGTGCCACCAACAATACGCCGAATGGAGAAGAAATGGAGATTCCCGGTGGTGAACGCCTTCAAGCTAGTACAATTCATTATGTGGTTTACGTTGTAA
- the LOC126763491 gene encoding serine protease inhibitor 28Dc, producing the protein MISSRFFILVICIQGCIFTITNADGLPTADTTLAATTVNEVPISRAKRATTGDLVAHSALNFAHNIAVLLNEDMHYGKTTIFSPISIMSSMVMLMLGSKGRSYEDLRHIFRLDVPPLSDALSNAFHLEFGAMLQEMQDNAITLQARNRDNWRNTNVAYSIRNKPKISAENAINMSNVIKIVNGLFIKSGYELNANYRDVINSIYKSDVIPLDFKLPQARDYINDWVYKNTFGKINGIIADGIPADTDAILTSALYFRGFWESPFIQSATIIDNFFPDGLQEPPIKIQMMGTAGAYPYYFSPEYDCKIIGLPYVNNFTSMYVIQPSYSSRHVLRRLLKNLSAEKIEDMISKMVYQNAIFALPKMHLSQNINMKHIFRALGLRDVLASGERFSATHLSNLNERTWPRGKRNVVFPTDGTPTTDRFPQSFPPIMAQQNAPIYTEQLLQQAAFTNTPQLLQNNPATTTEQLLQQWSFKRNGSNNLLSDLYVGDIVHKVDLVVDENGTEGAAATATYLKRSGGNVLFRADTPFLLLVRHDATKLPLFYGIINIPAPSFV; encoded by the exons ATGATAAGTTCAAGGTTTTTCATCCTTGTAATTTGCATACAAGGATGCATTTTTACAATAACGAACGCCGATGGCTTGCCAACTGCTGACACTACATTGGCTGCCACTACAGTTAATGAAGTGCCAATAAGTCGCGCAAAAAGAGCAACAACAGGCGATTTGGTAGCGCATAGTGCTTTGAATTTCGCACACAATATTGCCGTGCTACTAAATGAGGATATGCATTATGGCAAAACCACGATTTTCTCACCCATAAGCATAATGTCATCGATGGTCATGTTGATGTTGGGATCAAAAGGCAGGAGTTACGAAGATTTAAGGCACATCTTCCGTTTGGATGTGCCACCACTGAGCGATGCATTATCTAATGCATTTCACTTAGAGTTCGGCGCCATGTTGCAGGAAATGCAAGATAATGCGATAACACTGCAGGCAAGAAATCGCGATAATTGGCGTAACACAAATGTAGCGTACAGTATACGAAATAAACCGAAAATAAGCGCAGAAAATGCAATTAACATGAGTAATGTGATAAAAATCGTAAACGGGTTGTTTATTAAAAGCGGTTATGAATTGAATGCGAACTACCG AGATGTTATCAATTCGATTTACAAGTCTGACGTTATACCACTGGATTTCAAATTACCGCAAGCACGCGATTACATCAACGATTGGGTTTACAAAAACACTTTTGGCAAGATAAACGGTATCATAGCGGACGGCATACCCGCCGATACCGATGCCATACTTACGAGCGCTTTGTATTTCCGTGGATTTTGGGAGAGTCCCTTCATACAGAGTGCTACCATAATTGATAATTTCTTTCCGGACGGTCTGCAAGAGCCACCGATCAAAATACAAATGATGGGCACAGCCGGTGCCTACCCTTACTATTTTTCACCCGAGTATGATTGCAAAATAATTGGACTACCATATGTAAACAACTTCACCAGCATGTATGTTATACAACCGTCCTACTCGAGTCGTCATGTCTTGCGTAGGCTTCTAAAGAATCTTAGCGCTGAGAAAATCGAAGATATGATCTCGAAGATGGTCTATCAAAATGCCATCTTCGCTTTGCCAAAAATGCATTTATCGCAGAATATTAATATGAAACATATTTTCCGTGCGCTCGGTCTGCGTGATGTACTCGCGAGTGGTGAGCGTTTCAGTGCAACGCATTTGAGTAATTTGAACGAGAGAACGTGGCCGCGTgggaagcgtaacgtcgtcttTCCCACAGATGGCACACCGACAACGGACCGTTTTCCACAAAGTTTCCCTCCCATTATGGCGCAGCAAAATGCACCTATCTACACAGAGCAGCTATTGCAACAAGCAGCATTCACCAACACACCACAATTATTACAAAACAATCCAGCCACCACTACAGAGCAACTGTTGCAGCAGTGGAGTTTTAAGCGCAATGGCAGCAATAATTTGCTCTCCGACCTTTATGTGGGCGATATTGTGCATAAGGTCGATTTGGTGGTGGATGAGAATGGCACAGAGGGCGCCGCCGCAACGGCGACTTATCTCAAACGCTCGGGTGGCAATGTGCTCTTCCGCGCTGATACACCGTTTCTGTTGCTGGTGCGTCATGATGCCACCAAATTACCGTTATTCTATGGTATCATCAATATACCAGCACcgagttttgtttga